One Chlorobaculum limnaeum genomic window carries:
- the carB gene encoding carbamoyl-phosphate synthase large subunit — MTTPLPELSGEAQALALRLPAPKMKKAKEHGFSDFQIATIFQTSETAVRDLRNHYGVVSVFKTVDTCAAEFDAKTPYHYSTYDEENESVRSDRKKVIILGGGPNRIGQGIEFDYCCVQAVFALREAGYETIMVNCNPETVSTDYDIADKLYFEPLTFEDVIRIIEHEQPLGVIVSFGGQTPLKLSTKLDAAGVNILGTSSDGIDLAEDRKRFGALLEKLEIPHPEYGTATTFAEAQEITRKIGYPVLVRPSYVLGGRAMKIIYNDDSLKEYVDQALFITEKYPLLIDRFLDTAVEFDIDALADSTDCVISGIMQHVEAAGIHSGDSTSILPYYNIAPAAIATMKEHTRKLARHIGVVGLMNVQYAVQNGKVYVIEVNPRASRTVPFVGKATAIPVVKIATRVMLGEKLSDLRKEFDLKDCDELGLKHMAIKEPVFPFSKFVKSGVYLGPEMRSTGEAMSLAESFPEAFAKAYQAANMHLPLSGTVFISVNEQDKNQRIINIARELYRMDFDLVATAGTHAFLTQHGIDCKKVFKVGEEGRPNIFDIIKLGKIDFVINTPRGEKALHDEEAIGSASVQSGVPFVTTIEAAEASVRAMDCIRCQQFGVKSLQEYATYRNQ, encoded by the coding sequence ATGACCACACCACTCCCTGAACTCTCCGGCGAGGCTCAGGCTCTCGCCCTCAGGCTACCCGCTCCGAAGATGAAAAAAGCCAAGGAGCACGGCTTTTCCGATTTCCAGATTGCCACCATATTCCAGACCAGCGAAACCGCGGTGCGGGATCTTCGCAACCACTACGGCGTGGTGTCGGTCTTCAAGACGGTCGATACCTGCGCCGCCGAGTTCGACGCCAAAACTCCCTACCACTACTCGACCTACGACGAGGAGAACGAATCCGTCCGCTCCGACCGCAAGAAGGTGATCATCCTCGGCGGCGGCCCGAACCGCATCGGCCAGGGTATCGAGTTCGACTACTGCTGCGTGCAGGCGGTCTTCGCCCTGCGCGAGGCCGGGTACGAGACCATCATGGTCAACTGCAACCCCGAGACGGTTTCGACCGATTATGATATTGCCGACAAGCTCTACTTCGAGCCGCTCACCTTCGAGGATGTCATCCGCATCATCGAGCACGAGCAGCCGCTCGGCGTCATCGTCAGCTTCGGCGGCCAGACGCCGCTCAAGCTCTCGACCAAGCTCGACGCGGCGGGCGTGAACATCCTCGGCACCTCTTCAGACGGCATCGACCTTGCCGAAGACCGCAAACGCTTCGGCGCCTTGCTCGAAAAACTCGAAATTCCGCACCCCGAATACGGCACGGCAACCACCTTCGCCGAAGCGCAGGAGATCACCAGGAAGATCGGCTACCCGGTGCTGGTTCGCCCCAGCTACGTGCTCGGCGGACGCGCCATGAAGATCATCTACAACGACGACTCGCTCAAGGAGTACGTCGATCAGGCGCTCTTCATCACCGAGAAGTATCCGCTGCTCATCGACCGTTTCCTCGATACCGCCGTCGAGTTCGACATCGACGCGCTGGCCGACAGCACCGACTGCGTCATCAGCGGCATCATGCAGCACGTCGAGGCCGCCGGTATCCACAGCGGCGACTCCACCTCGATTCTGCCCTACTACAACATCGCTCCGGCGGCCATCGCCACCATGAAGGAGCACACCCGCAAGCTCGCAAGGCATATCGGCGTGGTCGGCCTGATGAACGTGCAGTACGCCGTGCAGAATGGCAAGGTGTACGTGATCGAGGTCAACCCGCGCGCCAGCCGCACCGTGCCCTTCGTGGGCAAGGCGACCGCGATTCCGGTGGTCAAGATCGCCACGCGCGTCATGCTCGGCGAAAAGCTCAGTGACCTGCGCAAGGAGTTCGACCTGAAGGATTGCGACGAGCTTGGCCTGAAGCACATGGCCATCAAGGAGCCGGTATTCCCCTTCTCGAAGTTCGTCAAGTCCGGCGTCTATCTCGGCCCGGAGATGCGCTCCACCGGCGAAGCGATGAGCCTTGCCGAATCCTTCCCGGAGGCGTTCGCCAAGGCGTACCAGGCGGCCAACATGCACCTGCCGCTCTCCGGCACGGTCTTCATCAGCGTGAACGAGCAGGACAAAAACCAGCGCATCATCAACATCGCCCGCGAACTCTACCGCATGGACTTCGACCTTGTGGCGACTGCCGGAACTCACGCCTTCCTGACTCAGCACGGCATCGACTGCAAAAAAGTCTTCAAGGTTGGCGAAGAGGGACGCCCAAACATCTTCGACATCATCAAGCTCGGCAAGATCGATTTCGTGATCAACACCCCGCGAGGCGAAAAAGCGCTGCACGACGAAGAGGCGATCGGCTCGGCATCGGTGCAGAGCGGCGTACCGTTCGTCACCACCATCGAAGCCGCCGAGGCGTCTGTGCGGGCGATGGACTGCATCCGCTGCCAGCAGTTCGGCGTCAAAAGCCTGCAAGAGTACGCCACCTACCGCAATCAATAA
- a CDS encoding bifunctional 3,4-dihydroxy-2-butanone-4-phosphate synthase/GTP cyclohydrolase II: MSDKQFDSIASALEDIRNGKMIIVVDDEDREDEGDLIAAAEYATPEMVNFITKEARGLLCVAIPMQRARELQLEPMVQRNTSQHETNFTVSIDAIAEGVTTGISAYDRSMTLKMIADSSCTADDFSRPGHIFPLRAMDGGVLRRVGHTEAAVDLCRLAGCQPAGLLCEILHDDGSMARLPELLKLKEKLGMKLITIKDLVAYRMQQSKLVQRAVESKLPTAHGEFKLIAYETIVDQQNHMAFVKGDVADGEPVLVRVHSQCATGDTFGSLRCDCGHQLETALRMIEKEGRGVLIYLMQEGRGIGLINKLKAYNLQDEGFDTVEANEKLGFKADLRDYGIGAQILQDLGVRKMRLLTNNPKKIVGLEGYGLEIVERLPLEIEPNDVNRYYLETKRDKLGHMIEMASGNERILFERLADEQLKQHKKP; the protein is encoded by the coding sequence ATGAGCGACAAACAGTTTGACTCCATAGCATCGGCTCTCGAAGACATCCGGAACGGCAAGATGATCATCGTCGTCGATGACGAAGATCGCGAGGACGAAGGCGATCTGATCGCCGCCGCCGAATACGCCACGCCCGAGATGGTGAACTTCATCACCAAAGAGGCGCGAGGTCTGCTTTGCGTGGCCATTCCCATGCAGCGCGCCCGCGAGTTGCAGCTCGAACCGATGGTGCAGCGCAACACCTCGCAGCACGAAACCAATTTCACGGTCTCCATCGATGCTATCGCCGAAGGAGTCACCACGGGCATTTCGGCCTACGATCGCTCCATGACCCTCAAGATGATCGCCGATTCCTCGTGCACGGCGGACGACTTTTCGCGCCCCGGCCACATCTTCCCGCTTCGCGCGATGGATGGCGGAGTGCTGCGCAGAGTCGGCCACACCGAGGCCGCCGTCGATCTCTGCCGCCTGGCCGGTTGCCAGCCCGCCGGTCTGCTCTGCGAAATCCTGCACGATGACGGCAGCATGGCTCGCCTTCCCGAGCTCTTGAAGCTCAAGGAGAAGCTCGGCATGAAGCTCATCACCATCAAGGACCTCGTGGCCTACCGGATGCAGCAGAGCAAGCTCGTGCAGCGCGCCGTGGAGTCGAAGCTTCCGACCGCGCACGGCGAGTTCAAGCTCATCGCTTACGAAACCATCGTTGATCAGCAGAACCACATGGCTTTCGTCAAGGGCGACGTCGCCGACGGAGAGCCGGTGCTGGTTCGGGTGCACTCGCAGTGCGCCACGGGCGACACCTTCGGCTCGCTTCGCTGCGACTGCGGCCACCAGCTCGAAACCGCCCTGCGCATGATCGAAAAGGAGGGGCGCGGCGTGCTGATCTATCTCATGCAGGAGGGGCGCGGCATCGGTCTCATCAACAAGCTCAAGGCGTACAATTTGCAGGACGAGGGTTTCGACACGGTCGAGGCCAACGAGAAGCTCGGCTTCAAGGCCGACCTGCGCGACTACGGCATCGGCGCGCAGATTCTGCAGGACCTTGGCGTCCGCAAGATGCGCCTGCTCACCAATAATCCGAAAAAGATCGTGGGCCTCGAAGGCTACGGCCTCGAAATCGTCGAGCGCCTGCCGCTGGAGATCGAGCCGAACGATGTGAACCGCTACTATCTCGAAACCAAGCGCGACAAACTTGGCCATATGATCGAAATGGCATCCGGCAACGAACGCATTCTCTTCGAGCGTCTTGCCGACGAGCAGTTGAAACAGCACAAGAAACCATAA
- the glyA gene encoding serine hydroxymethyltransferase yields MDNDILKRLDPEIFEAIANETKRQTETLELIASENFTSKAVMEACGSVMTNKYAEGYPGKRYYGGCEFVDVAENLARDRAKELFGCDYVNVQPHSGSSANMAVLFAVLKPGDAIMGLDLSHGGHLTHGSKVNFSGQFFDAHSYGVDKETGIIDMNKVEEMAMQVKPKLIITGASAYSQGFDFKAFREVADKVGALLMADIAHPAGLVAAGLSADPMPHCHFVTTTTHKTLRGPRGGMIMMDKDFENPLGLTINTKNGPRVKMMSEVMDAEVMPGIQGGPLMHIIAGKAVAFGEALQPEFKAYAQQIKDNAAAMAAKFLAAGYHIVSGGTKNHLMLLDLRNKNVTGKVAENLLHEAGITVNKNMVPFDDKSPFVTSGIRVGTPAMTTRGMKVAEAEKIVEFIDRVISAANDANIAEVCKAVRSDVRDLCLGFPLNDYGSLV; encoded by the coding sequence ATGGACAACGATATTCTGAAACGGCTCGACCCCGAGATTTTCGAGGCGATCGCCAATGAAACGAAACGACAGACCGAGACGCTCGAACTGATCGCTTCGGAGAACTTCACCAGCAAGGCGGTCATGGAGGCCTGCGGTTCGGTGATGACCAACAAGTATGCCGAGGGCTACCCCGGCAAGCGCTACTACGGCGGCTGCGAGTTCGTCGATGTGGCCGAGAACCTCGCCCGCGACCGCGCCAAAGAGCTCTTCGGCTGCGACTACGTGAACGTGCAGCCGCACTCCGGTTCCAGCGCCAACATGGCGGTGCTCTTCGCCGTGCTCAAGCCGGGCGACGCCATCATGGGCCTCGACCTCTCCCACGGCGGCCACCTCACCCACGGCAGCAAGGTGAACTTCTCCGGCCAGTTCTTCGACGCCCACTCCTACGGCGTCGATAAAGAGACCGGCATCATCGACATGAACAAGGTCGAAGAGATGGCCATGCAGGTCAAGCCGAAGCTCATCATCACCGGCGCGAGCGCCTACTCGCAGGGCTTCGACTTCAAGGCGTTCCGCGAGGTCGCCGACAAGGTCGGCGCGCTGCTCATGGCCGACATCGCCCACCCGGCGGGCCTGGTCGCCGCGGGACTCTCCGCTGACCCGATGCCGCACTGCCACTTCGTCACCACCACCACCCACAAGACCCTGCGCGGCCCGCGCGGTGGCATGATCATGATGGACAAGGATTTCGAGAATCCGCTCGGCCTGACCATCAACACCAAGAACGGCCCGCGCGTCAAGATGATGTCCGAGGTGATGGACGCCGAGGTGATGCCCGGCATCCAGGGCGGCCCGCTCATGCACATCATCGCCGGCAAGGCAGTCGCCTTTGGCGAAGCGCTCCAGCCGGAGTTCAAGGCATACGCGCAGCAGATTAAAGACAACGCCGCCGCCATGGCCGCCAAATTCCTCGCTGCCGGATACCACATCGTCAGCGGCGGCACGAAGAACCACCTCATGCTGCTCGACCTGCGCAACAAGAACGTTACCGGCAAGGTAGCCGAGAACCTCTTGCACGAAGCGGGCATCACGGTCAACAAGAACATGGTGCCCTTCGACGACAAGTCACCGTTCGTCACCAGCGGCATCCGCGTCGGCACGCCTGCCATGACCACGCGCGGCATGAAGGTCGCCGAAGCCGAAAAGATCGTCGAATTCATCGACCGCGTCATCAGCGCCGCCAACGACGCCAACATCGCCGAGGTCTGCAAAGCCGTCCGCTCGGACGTTCGCGACCTGTGCCTCGGTTTCCCGCTCAACGACTACGGTTCGCTCGTCTGA
- a CDS encoding four helix bundle protein, whose translation MNPESQLPEHGGYRELKSFQVARLVYDLTVRFCNRYIENNGRIHFRMVQAARSGVQNIVKGSQAGATSKTTELSLNSAARTSLIELRLDYENFLRQNNLQVWPSDDRRRKSLISRKCSAVDEVVLWVLQEHKRQATRQPSSASSLPEIIANAAITLINLAGSPLRPANRRSRQTHRGNMD comes from the coding sequence ATGAACCCGGAATCCCAGCTCCCCGAGCATGGCGGATACAGAGAGCTGAAAAGCTTTCAGGTCGCGCGGCTGGTCTATGACCTGACGGTGCGATTCTGCAACCGCTACATTGAAAATAACGGTCGGATACACTTCCGGATGGTTCAGGCTGCACGATCCGGCGTGCAGAACATCGTGAAAGGAAGCCAGGCGGGCGCCACCTCGAAGACAACCGAACTCAGTCTGAACAGCGCTGCGCGAACGAGTCTGATTGAGCTTCGGCTCGATTACGAGAATTTTCTGCGACAAAACAACCTGCAAGTTTGGCCAAGCGATGACCGACGGCGCAAATCACTGATAAGCCGAAAATGCTCCGCCGTTGACGAAGTCGTGCTCTGGGTTCTGCAAGAGCACAAACGCCAGGCAACCAGGCAGCCTTCATCCGCCTCTTCCCTTCCCGAAATCATCGCCAATGCCGCCATCACATTGATCAATCTCGCTGGTAGCCCGCTCCGACCGGCAAATCGACGCTCTCGCCAAACGCACAGGGGCAATATGGACTGA
- the dnaG gene encoding DNA primase, with product MIPERMIDEIRQSTDIVDVVSDYVRLQPSGQRFKALSPFTQEKTPSFIVSPDRQMYKCFSSGKGGNVFTFVMEMEKVTFPEAVEMLAKRAGIDTGKYRTERPRQDEKRESAQFDTLRWAARLFHSTLESEAGGAALAYLTGKRGLEPGTIRRFGLGFAPESWDYLLHAAERDRAPIEQLVSLGLLTRHPKRNTLYDTFRNRVIFPIFTVGGQVAGFGGRTLASDAETPKYINSPESASFEKSKLLYGMHAAKNEIRRRETAILVEGYMDVIAMHQAGFPNTVASCGTALTRYQAKILKRYTSRVLFLYDGDNAGKKSMLAGIDILLAEGLTPWVVMLPGAEDPDSFIRNYGKEAFLGELESEKSSFQDFQLRCYQEAGWMESPDTASKAISAMTRSIALIADPVQKELYLDELAKKLDLGRQTLREVMATSDTGRGTREPRQRRDEPAPQPPARQAPLSVTERTFLEALLESTFYGNEVLAFAASHESMFHLENPAAQAIFGHLVTRFREMSDRDGHIDITSEISSIGMEEAGNLAFDILFRLPVNETTRPTPAEIEQHARRCLSHFLVAVKTLVLEPLQKEKESINAQLQCATAAHEQERLSRALLEHIKHTRAMEQEVDESIRGILGE from the coding sequence ATGATACCGGAACGCATGATCGACGAAATCCGTCAGAGCACGGACATTGTTGACGTCGTGTCGGACTATGTCCGGCTGCAACCCTCGGGTCAGCGCTTCAAGGCGCTCTCGCCCTTCACGCAGGAGAAGACCCCGTCGTTCATCGTCTCGCCCGACAGGCAGATGTACAAGTGCTTTTCGAGCGGCAAGGGGGGCAACGTCTTCACCTTCGTCATGGAGATGGAGAAGGTGACCTTCCCCGAAGCGGTCGAGATGCTCGCCAAACGCGCGGGGATCGACACCGGCAAGTACCGGACGGAGCGACCACGGCAGGATGAGAAGCGGGAAAGCGCTCAGTTCGACACGCTCCGCTGGGCCGCGCGACTGTTCCACAGCACGCTCGAAAGCGAGGCCGGAGGCGCGGCGCTCGCCTACCTCACCGGCAAGCGCGGCCTCGAACCCGGCACGATCCGCCGCTTCGGCCTCGGCTTCGCGCCCGAGTCGTGGGACTACCTGCTCCACGCGGCAGAGCGTGACCGAGCGCCAATCGAGCAGCTCGTCAGCCTCGGCCTCCTGACGCGCCACCCGAAACGCAACACGCTCTACGACACCTTCCGCAACCGCGTCATCTTTCCGATTTTCACCGTCGGCGGCCAGGTGGCGGGCTTCGGCGGGCGGACGCTCGCCAGCGACGCCGAGACGCCGAAGTACATCAACTCGCCGGAGAGCGCGAGCTTCGAGAAGTCCAAACTGCTCTACGGAATGCACGCCGCCAAGAACGAAATCCGGCGTCGGGAGACGGCGATTCTCGTCGAGGGATACATGGATGTGATCGCCATGCACCAGGCGGGCTTCCCGAACACGGTCGCCTCCTGCGGCACAGCGCTCACCCGCTACCAGGCCAAAATCCTGAAGCGCTACACCTCGCGCGTGCTCTTCCTCTACGATGGCGACAACGCGGGCAAGAAATCGATGCTCGCGGGAATCGACATCCTGCTCGCCGAGGGGCTGACGCCGTGGGTGGTGATGCTTCCCGGCGCGGAAGACCCCGACAGCTTCATCCGCAACTACGGCAAGGAGGCGTTTCTCGGCGAGCTGGAGAGCGAAAAAAGCTCGTTTCAGGATTTCCAGCTCCGCTGCTACCAGGAGGCCGGGTGGATGGAGAGCCCCGACACGGCGTCGAAAGCGATCTCCGCCATGACGCGGAGCATCGCGCTCATCGCCGATCCGGTGCAAAAGGAGCTGTATCTCGACGAGCTGGCAAAAAAGCTCGACCTCGGTCGCCAGACGCTCCGCGAGGTGATGGCTACGAGCGACACCGGGCGCGGCACCCGAGAGCCGCGCCAGCGCCGCGACGAACCGGCCCCGCAGCCGCCTGCGCGGCAAGCGCCGCTCTCCGTGACGGAGCGCACCTTCCTCGAAGCGCTGCTCGAAAGCACCTTCTACGGCAACGAAGTGCTCGCCTTCGCCGCCTCGCACGAGTCGATGTTCCACCTCGAAAACCCCGCCGCGCAAGCGATCTTCGGCCATCTGGTCACGCGCTTCCGCGAGATGAGCGACCGCGACGGCCACATCGACATCACCTCGGAGATCAGCTCCATCGGCATGGAGGAGGCGGGCAACCTCGCCTTCGACATCCTCTTCCGCCTGCCTGTCAACGAAACCACGCGCCCGACCCCAGCTGAAATCGAACAACACGCCCGCCGCTGCCTCTCCCACTTCCTCGTCGCGGTCAAGACGCTCGTGCTGGAACCGTTGCAGAAAGAGAAAGAGAGCATCAACGCACAACTCCAGTGCGCCACCGCCGCGCACGAACAGGAGCGGTTATCGAGAGCGCTGCTCGAACACATCAAGCACACCCGCGCGATGGAGCAGGAGGTTGACGAGTCGATCAGGGGGATATTGGGAGAGTGA
- a CDS encoding MotA/TolQ/ExbB proton channel family protein, which produces MKQGFFTAILIVVTYAVSLGFYVWMGTTPPESMFHAVWKGGPIVSVLMALILMVIAYIVERIVALNKASGKGSITEFVQSLKQDVDSGSIDQAISRCDDHQSSLSAVLRAVLDRYKMLAVHNVTDREKRISEMQKAVEEATLMEMPLLEKNLVAISTIASISTMVGLLGTTLGMIRAFAAMATSGAPDAVQLSLGISEALFNTALGILGGIMGIVTYNVFTNKVDRFSYQIDEAAFYIIQTLGSSKS; this is translated from the coding sequence ATGAAACAGGGATTTTTTACGGCGATACTGATTGTGGTGACCTACGCGGTATCCCTCGGTTTTTATGTCTGGATGGGCACGACGCCACCTGAATCCATGTTCCATGCCGTCTGGAAAGGCGGGCCGATTGTCTCGGTGCTGATGGCGCTCATCCTGATGGTGATCGCCTACATCGTCGAGCGCATCGTCGCCCTGAACAAGGCTTCCGGCAAAGGCTCGATCACCGAGTTCGTGCAGAGCCTCAAGCAGGATGTCGATTCCGGCTCCATCGACCAGGCGATCTCCCGCTGCGACGACCACCAGAGTTCCCTCTCCGCCGTGCTCCGCGCGGTGCTCGACCGCTACAAGATGCTCGCCGTGCACAACGTTACCGACCGCGAGAAGCGCATCAGCGAGATGCAGAAGGCGGTCGAGGAGGCGACGCTCATGGAGATGCCGCTGCTCGAAAAGAACCTCGTCGCCATCTCGACCATCGCCTCCATTTCGACGATGGTCGGCCTGCTTGGCACCACGCTCGGCATGATCCGCGCCTTCGCGGCGATGGCCACCAGCGGCGCGCCCGACGCGGTGCAGCTCTCGCTCGGCATCTCCGAGGCGCTCTTCAACACGGCGCTCGGCATTCTCGGAGGCATCATGGGCATCGTCACCTACAACGTCTTCACCAACAAGGTTGACCGCTTCAGCTACCAGATCGACGAAGCGGCGTTCTACATTATCCAGACTCTCGGCAGCAGTAAATCCTGA
- a CDS encoding ExbD/TolR family protein: MSKIKAKRVGFRLDMTPMVDVAFLLLTFFMLTTKFRPPEAVTIDLPSSHSNMKLPESDVLTVTVAKDNSLYMGVSSQRTRERLFDTVVRPKLENAGLSKAAVADSLRKFRFDDSFKIEKEELARYIMMSRLADQRLRPVIRADNKADYEAVNYVIKVYKKMNLLNFNLVTVLEREVR, from the coding sequence ATGTCCAAAATCAAGGCAAAAAGGGTAGGGTTCCGGCTCGACATGACGCCGATGGTCGATGTGGCGTTCCTCTTGCTCACCTTCTTCATGCTGACCACCAAGTTCCGTCCGCCGGAAGCGGTGACGATCGACCTGCCGTCATCCCACTCGAACATGAAGCTGCCGGAGTCCGACGTGCTGACCGTGACCGTCGCGAAGGATAATTCGCTCTACATGGGGGTCTCGTCGCAGCGCACCAGGGAGCGGCTCTTCGACACGGTCGTGAGGCCGAAGCTCGAAAATGCGGGGCTCTCCAAAGCGGCGGTGGCCGATTCGCTCAGGAAGTTCAGGTTCGACGACAGCTTTAAAATCGAGAAGGAGGAGCTTGCCCGCTACATCATGATGTCGCGCCTTGCCGACCAGCGGCTCAGGCCGGTGATCCGGGCGGACAACAAGGCCGATTACGAGGCGGTCAACTACGTCATTAAAGTGTACAAGAAGATGAACCTTCTCAACTTCAACCTCGTGACCGTTCTTGAAAGGGAGGTGCGCTGA
- a CDS encoding ExbD/TolR family protein: protein MGMVDSPNERRGSKRSARQRKRLGFKLDMTPMVDVAFLLLTFFMLTTTFAKSNTMEINIPPETGEVAVAELNVMTLRVPGDGFAYWSLGEAAPRRVPLYDSADAHASLGSELRQVLRQETGKNRKMVIVVRISDKAKYKALVDIIDEFNLMKIDRFSLDEFTPEDEAATQRAVAMR from the coding sequence ATGGGCATGGTCGATTCCCCCAACGAGCGGCGCGGCTCGAAGCGAAGCGCGCGCCAGCGCAAACGGCTCGGTTTCAAGCTCGACATGACGCCGATGGTGGACGTGGCGTTCCTTTTGCTCACCTTTTTCATGCTGACGACGACCTTCGCCAAGTCGAACACGATGGAGATCAACATTCCGCCGGAGACCGGCGAGGTTGCCGTGGCCGAGCTGAACGTGATGACGCTCCGCGTGCCCGGCGACGGCTTCGCCTACTGGTCGCTCGGCGAGGCGGCTCCACGGCGCGTGCCGCTCTACGACAGCGCCGATGCCCATGCGTCGCTTGGCAGTGAGCTTCGTCAGGTGCTGCGGCAGGAGACCGGGAAAAACAGGAAGATGGTGATCGTCGTCAGGATCAGCGACAAGGCCAAGTACAAAGCGCTGGTTGACATTATCGACGAGTTCAACCTGATGAAGATCGACCGCTTCAGCCTCGACGAGTTCACTCCAGAGGACGAAGCTGCAACCCAGAGGGCCGTGGCCATGCGCTGA
- a CDS encoding energy transducer TonB has protein sequence MSSKFKQVHEDAARKAQGWTFREQFLDTDRLRRISYGNLVLRREAHLFLTHGVVVAVLFLLLFWLVSANWNRVMAMFGGESSKQTAVECYEVVTNVTQLPPPPPMAPEPPKARAAAPLDAPKVGKIKKVAEAPPDQTFATQKEIKQAITQGPASQDGGGSSASCETIVEFVNCQNPPTVVSTPRLIYPEMARIAGLEGRVFVRVLISEEGRPMKAEVVKRIPADQTVFDKEATRIAMETKYTAGVQNGRRVRVWMTIPVRFTLHEG, from the coding sequence GTGTCGTCAAAGTTCAAACAAGTACACGAAGATGCCGCGCGGAAGGCGCAGGGCTGGACTTTCCGCGAGCAGTTCCTCGATACTGACCGGCTGAGGCGGATCAGCTACGGCAATCTCGTTCTCCGGCGGGAGGCTCATCTGTTCCTGACTCACGGCGTGGTGGTGGCCGTGCTCTTTTTGCTGCTCTTCTGGCTGGTCAGCGCCAACTGGAATCGCGTCATGGCGATGTTCGGCGGCGAGTCGAGCAAGCAGACGGCGGTCGAGTGCTACGAAGTGGTCACCAACGTGACGCAGTTGCCTCCGCCTCCGCCAATGGCCCCTGAGCCGCCGAAGGCGCGCGCCGCTGCGCCGCTGGATGCGCCGAAGGTGGGCAAGATCAAGAAGGTGGCCGAAGCACCGCCGGATCAGACTTTCGCCACGCAGAAGGAGATCAAGCAGGCGATCACGCAAGGCCCGGCCTCACAGGATGGCGGCGGCTCGTCGGCCTCCTGTGAAACTATCGTGGAGTTCGTCAACTGCCAGAACCCGCCGACGGTGGTCAGCACGCCGAGGCTCATCTACCCCGAAATGGCGAGGATCGCAGGTTTGGAAGGCCGCGTTTTCGTGCGCGTGCTTATCAGCGAGGAGGGCCGCCCGATGAAAGCCGAGGTCGTCAAGCGCATCCCCGCCGACCAGACCGTGTTCGACAAGGAAGCGACGCGCATTGCGATGGAGACGAAGTACACAGCAGGAGTGCAGAACGGCAGGAGAGTGCGGGTCTGGATGACCATCCCCGTGCGCTTCACGTTGCATGAAGGATGA
- a CDS encoding winged helix-turn-helix transcriptional regulator gives MIHQEHHSLKNREMHVHYIPPAHDTVKTQNDTVNDTVFSLIKQNHKITAAEISERLNISLSTAKRRMKALKDKGIVERTGSDKTGYWKIIEQ, from the coding sequence TTGATTCATCAAGAACATCATTCGCTGAAAAACCGTGAAATGCATGTTCATTACATTCCACCAGCACATGACACTGTAAAAACGCAGAATGACACTGTAAATGACACTGTATTTTCTTTGATAAAACAAAACCATAAAATAACTGCCGCCGAAATCAGTGAGCGATTGAATATAAGTTTAAGCACTGCAAAACGTAGAATGAAAGCACTCAAAGACAAAGGAATAGTAGAACGTACAGGAAGCGACAAGACCGGCTATTGGAAAATTATTGAACAATGA
- a CDS encoding toll/interleukin-1 receptor domain-containing protein: protein MNLREFDVFLSHSSADKSAIEKIVSDFKKEGIKVWVDHEQINFGDNITNKIEYGLKNSKFIIVTLSKNLGKSNWCRAEYGPILNKEYGGNNDKKVIPLKLDNCPDEDIPYLLYDKKRADYSNKEEYMSLIKYIKE from the coding sequence ATGAATTTAAGAGAGTTTGATGTCTTTTTAAGTCATTCTAGTGCAGATAAGTCTGCAATAGAAAAGATTGTTTCTGATTTTAAAAAAGAAGGAATTAAAGTATGGGTTGACCACGAACAAATTAATTTCGGAGACAACATTACAAATAAAATAGAATACGGGCTTAAAAACTCAAAATTTATCATCGTAACATTAAGTAAAAATTTAGGAAAGTCTAATTGGTGTAGAGCTGAATATGGCCCTATATTGAATAAAGAATATGGCGGTAATAACGATAAAAAGGTAATTCCTTTAAAATTGGATAACTGCCCAGATGAAGATATACCTTACTTGCTATATGATAAAAAGAGAGCCGATTATTCAAATAAAGAGGAATACATGAGCCTTATAAAGTATATCAAAGAATAA